The proteins below come from a single Prochlorococcus marinus str. MIT 9215 genomic window:
- a CDS encoding peroxiredoxin, translating to MSLRVGQEAPDFSATAVYDQEFKEITLSGLRGKWVVLFFYPLDFTFVCPTEITAFSDRYNDFSALNTEILGVSVDSKHCHLAWIQTPRNEGGIGDINYPLVSDLKREICQAYNVLNDDGEADRGLFLINPQGVVMHMTVNKAPVGRNVDETLRILQGYQYVAANPDEVCPANWTPGEKTMLEDPKGSKEYFSAL from the coding sequence ATGAGTTTAAGAGTTGGCCAAGAAGCACCAGACTTTAGTGCTACAGCAGTATATGATCAAGAGTTTAAGGAGATTACACTTTCAGGTCTAAGAGGTAAATGGGTTGTTTTATTCTTTTACCCACTAGATTTTACATTTGTATGTCCGACTGAAATCACTGCATTTAGCGATAGATATAATGATTTTTCAGCACTTAATACTGAAATACTTGGGGTATCAGTTGATAGTAAACACTGTCATTTGGCTTGGATACAAACTCCAAGAAATGAAGGTGGAATAGGTGATATAAACTACCCGTTAGTTTCTGACTTAAAAAGAGAAATTTGCCAGGCGTACAATGTTCTTAATGATGATGGAGAAGCAGATAGAGGTTTATTTCTTATCAATCCCCAAGGAGTTGTTATGCATATGACTGTTAATAAGGCTCCTGTAGGCAGAAATGTTGATGAAACACTAAGGATTCTTCAAGGTTATCAATACGTTGCGGCAAATCCAGATGAAGTATGTCCAGCAAACTGGACCCCTGGGGAGAAAACAATGCTGGAAGACCCCAAAGGTAGTAAGGAATATTTTTCTGCACTTTAA
- the ftsH gene encoding ATP-dependent zinc metalloprotease FtsH encodes MFRPKFSYSNSKSSYSDLLVDIETGKIESIFFYPRQREIDVLYKNGDKFKIPILYNDQLILQKATENKVDLTINNSRKEASAANSFASISLFLIFILAVVLILRSTSKLASRAFGFTKNRTKFVTIDDVETRFDDVAGVPEAAEELKEVITFLREPKKFQNLGAKVPKGVLLIGPPGTGKTLLAKAIAGESGVPFLSISASEFVELFVGVGASRVRDLFSKAKEKSPCIIFIDEIDSIGRQRGSGIGGGNDEREQTLNQLLTELDGFADNSGIIVLAATNRPDILDKALLRPGRFDRKIEVMLPDLDGRKKILSVHSLSKPLSTEVDLGYWASRTIGFSGADLANLMNESAIHCARDESKLISDLHIENALDKITIGLRSSLITSQNMKKIIAYNEVGRAIVSAVRNGIESVDKITILPRSGSLGGYTKISPNEDVISSGLISKKLLFSKIEIALAGRAAETIVFGKSEITQCSINDISYATNIVREMVTKYGFSIIGPISMDSDNNEMFLGDGLFRRKPLIAENTNSRIDNEIIKISKISLSNSIKILKKNRVLLDKLVEILLNQETIDKKIFKITTSKLLKV; translated from the coding sequence GTGTTTAGACCAAAATTCTCATATTCAAATTCTAAATCAAGTTATTCGGATCTTCTAGTAGATATAGAAACAGGAAAAATAGAATCAATATTTTTCTATCCGAGACAGAGAGAAATTGATGTTCTGTACAAAAATGGAGATAAATTTAAAATACCTATCCTTTACAACGATCAATTAATACTTCAAAAGGCTACTGAAAATAAAGTAGATCTAACAATAAATAATAGTAGAAAAGAAGCTTCAGCTGCTAATTCGTTCGCTTCAATAAGTCTCTTCCTAATTTTTATATTAGCTGTAGTCCTAATATTGAGGAGTACATCAAAATTGGCTTCGAGAGCCTTTGGGTTTACTAAGAATCGAACTAAATTTGTAACCATTGATGATGTTGAAACAAGATTCGATGATGTAGCTGGTGTTCCTGAAGCCGCTGAGGAATTAAAAGAGGTAATAACTTTTTTGAGAGAACCAAAGAAATTTCAAAATCTTGGAGCAAAAGTTCCTAAAGGAGTTCTTTTAATTGGTCCTCCAGGAACAGGTAAAACATTATTGGCTAAAGCAATTGCCGGTGAATCTGGAGTACCTTTTCTCTCAATATCGGCATCAGAGTTTGTAGAACTTTTTGTTGGGGTTGGTGCAAGCCGCGTGAGGGATCTATTCTCTAAGGCTAAGGAAAAATCTCCTTGTATAATTTTTATTGATGAAATTGATTCTATTGGTAGGCAAAGAGGATCTGGGATCGGAGGTGGAAATGATGAAAGAGAACAAACTCTTAATCAGCTTCTAACAGAATTAGATGGTTTTGCTGATAATTCCGGGATTATTGTTTTAGCAGCTACAAATAGACCAGATATTTTGGATAAAGCATTATTAAGACCAGGAAGATTTGATAGAAAAATAGAAGTAATGCTTCCAGATTTAGATGGAAGAAAAAAAATTCTTTCAGTTCACTCACTTTCAAAACCACTTTCAACCGAAGTTGACTTAGGATATTGGGCTTCTAGAACAATTGGATTTTCGGGAGCAGATCTTGCAAATTTAATGAACGAGAGTGCTATACATTGTGCAAGAGATGAATCTAAGTTAATCAGTGATCTTCATATAGAAAATGCCCTTGATAAAATTACTATTGGATTGAGAAGTTCATTAATAACTTCTCAAAATATGAAAAAAATTATTGCTTATAATGAAGTGGGTAGAGCTATTGTATCTGCTGTGAGAAATGGAATTGAATCAGTTGATAAGATTACTATTTTACCAAGATCTGGATCTCTAGGAGGTTATACCAAAATAAGCCCTAACGAAGATGTTATTTCTAGTGGCTTGATTTCAAAAAAATTATTATTTTCTAAAATTGAAATTGCTCTAGCTGGAAGAGCAGCTGAAACGATAGTTTTTGGTAAAAGTGAAATTACACAATGCTCTATAAATGATATTTCCTATGCGACAAACATAGTGAGAGAAATGGTTACGAAATATGGATTTTCAATAATTGGTCCAATTTCAATGGATTCTGATAATAATGAAATGTTTTTGGGAGATGGATTATTCAGAAGAAAGCCCCTCATTGCAGAAAATACTAATTCTAGAATAGATAATGAAATCATAAAGATTTCTAAAATTTCATTAAGTAATTCAATTAAAATATTGAAAAAGAATAGAGTCTTACTGGATAAATTAGTTGAAATACTCTTAAATCAAGAAACTATAGATAAAAAAATATTTAAAATTACAACTTCCAAATTGTTGAAAGTTTGA
- the rpmF gene encoding 50S ribosomal protein L32, producing MAVPKKKKSKSKRNQRHAVWKGKAAIAAQKAISLGKSILTGKAQGFVYPIEEEEEE from the coding sequence ATGGCTGTCCCAAAGAAGAAAAAATCAAAGAGCAAAAGGAACCAAAGGCACGCTGTCTGGAAAGGAAAAGCTGCAATAGCAGCTCAAAAAGCTATATCTTTAGGAAAATCAATTCTAACTGGGAAAGCCCAAGGATTTGTTTACCCTATTGAAGAAGAAGAAGAAGAATAG
- a CDS encoding DUF565 domain-containing protein, whose product MQKTNFSRITLHLNNLFFGFLSDTWRSKSIALISVLIGYFMFANFLTKFISEGKNELIMVPIIIVFIEIIIRIKPSSNSKFYNMWAVVDKLRIGAIYAIILEAFKLGS is encoded by the coding sequence ATGCAAAAAACTAATTTTTCTAGAATTACCTTACATTTAAATAATTTATTTTTTGGATTTCTAAGTGATACTTGGAGGTCAAAATCTATTGCTCTAATTTCTGTTTTGATAGGTTATTTTATGTTCGCAAATTTTCTTACAAAATTTATATCTGAAGGTAAAAATGAGTTGATTATGGTTCCAATAATTATCGTTTTTATTGAAATCATTATAAGAATTAAGCCTTCTTCTAACTCGAAATTTTATAATATGTGGGCCGTAGTTGATAAATTAAGAATTGGTGCAATTTATGCAATTATACTTGAGGCATTTAAATTAGGTTCTTAA
- a CDS encoding HAD hydrolase-like protein, producing the protein MTYLEGVYWDLDGTIANTELEAHLPAFNNAFNDLGINWNWDTNKYIKLLKVNGGKYRIAHYAKSNNDDFSEDLILKIHERKQFHYLEFIKKNCVSLKTGVFRLINELHIKKVRQFIVTSSSRNQVDLLVENLFNGFNPFEFIISSDDVELRKPNPLPYLKAIQLSGINKNNSIVIEDSNPGLKSSLSANLPTIFVHSNIPTVLEENIKLDCILDSLGDENNAANVIKGPKLKKSYVDCNFLSDYLISFNNAKN; encoded by the coding sequence GTGACTTATCTTGAAGGTGTTTATTGGGATTTAGATGGTACCATCGCAAATACTGAATTAGAGGCTCATTTACCTGCTTTTAATAATGCATTCAATGACCTTGGGATTAATTGGAATTGGGACACTAATAAATACATAAAGCTTTTGAAGGTAAATGGGGGCAAATATAGGATTGCTCACTACGCTAAATCGAATAATGATGATTTCTCAGAAGATTTAATCCTCAAAATCCATGAAAGAAAACAGTTTCATTATCTGGAATTTATAAAAAAAAATTGCGTTAGTTTAAAAACTGGTGTTTTTAGGTTAATAAATGAATTACATATAAAAAAAGTAAGACAATTTATTGTTACTTCAAGTTCAAGAAATCAAGTTGATCTTCTTGTTGAAAATCTTTTTAATGGCTTCAATCCTTTTGAATTTATTATTTCAAGTGATGATGTTGAATTGAGGAAACCAAATCCATTACCTTATTTAAAGGCAATTCAATTAAGTGGTATAAACAAAAATAATTCAATTGTTATCGAAGACTCCAATCCAGGATTAAAATCTTCCTTATCAGCTAACTTACCTACAATATTTGTTCATTCGAATATCCCAACTGTTCTTGAGGAAAATATTAAATTAGATTGTATTTTAGACAGTCTTGGTGATGAGAATAATGCGGCAAATGTAATTAAAGGCCCTAAACTGAAAAAATCTTATGTTGACTGCAACTTTCTAAGTGACTATTTAATCTCTTTTAATAATGCAAAAAACTAA
- a CDS encoding YkgJ family cysteine cluster protein, translating into MKSWKCIENCGACCKFDLKERSDLADKLNKEDIALINSMTAKDGWCKNLDRKNKKCLIYETRPHFCRVNEFSTAFKGYLKSGDKFLIDCCKQHISSNYGYESKEMKTFKIAISGK; encoded by the coding sequence ATGAAATCATGGAAATGTATAGAAAATTGCGGAGCTTGTTGTAAATTCGACTTAAAAGAAAGAAGCGATTTGGCTGACAAACTTAACAAAGAAGATATTGCTTTGATAAACTCGATGACGGCTAAAGACGGTTGGTGTAAAAACCTGGACAGAAAAAATAAAAAATGCTTAATTTATGAAACCAGACCCCATTTTTGCAGGGTAAATGAATTTTCAACTGCATTTAAAGGATATTTAAAATCTGGTGATAAATTTCTAATAGATTGCTGCAAACAGCATATTTCCTCAAATTATGGATATGAAAGTAAAGAGATGAAAACTTTTAAAATTGCTATTTCAGGAAAATGA
- a CDS encoding TMEM165/GDT1 family protein → MNSKFEKKENKLEKSFLSIFITTFTTIFIAELGDKTQIATLMLSAESGKPIIVFLGSSVALISSSIVGVLIGKWVSQKISPSKFALYTGALMILISIYLAYETIKNYF, encoded by the coding sequence ATGAATAGTAAATTTGAAAAAAAAGAAAATAAACTAGAAAAAAGTTTTTTATCTATATTTATAACAACTTTTACAACAATCTTTATTGCTGAACTTGGCGATAAAACTCAAATAGCAACATTAATGCTTTCTGCTGAATCGGGTAAGCCAATAATTGTTTTCCTTGGAAGTTCAGTAGCTTTAATAAGCTCTAGTATAGTGGGAGTTCTTATTGGTAAATGGGTATCCCAAAAAATATCTCCTAGCAAATTTGCTTTATATACTGGTGCTTTAATGATATTGATAAGTATATATTTAGCTTATGAAACTATCAAAAATTATTTTTAA
- a CDS encoding TMEM165/GDT1 family protein encodes MILSLLISTFLTVFIAELGDKTQLATLTISGTSNKPLAVFLGSSSALVFASLLGALTGGSISSFLPEVVLKSIASITFFIIGIRLFINSFTIEKEEKEEKGNN; translated from the coding sequence ATGATTTTAAGTTTATTAATATCAACATTTCTAACTGTTTTTATAGCTGAATTAGGTGACAAAACTCAATTAGCTACTTTAACTATAAGCGGAACTTCAAATAAACCATTAGCGGTTTTTCTAGGGTCTTCTTCAGCACTTGTTTTTGCAAGTTTACTAGGAGCTTTGACAGGCGGTTCTATTTCAAGTTTTTTGCCCGAAGTAGTTCTTAAGTCCATTGCCTCCATTACATTTTTTATCATTGGTATAAGACTTTTTATCAACTCTTTCACTATCGAAAAAGAAGAAAAAGAAGAGAAAGGAAATAATTAG
- a CDS encoding RNB domain-containing ribonuclease — translation MFTSSSIIDNLNQSEGLEYKKLCRLLKITKKSDKDKLDIALTALEKLEIINKNEDNKYTCIKDSDHLVAKIRCSSKGYCFAVRGKDKEDIYIKENLLNYAWNGDKVLVRIIKEGYRRRSPEGIVDCILERSNQILLSKVEIINNNVYAIPIDDRILSKIKLPKENKKYTFKAENKNIVKVEIDRFPIGQEEGLGHVIQELKLNNNEELDTDFVLSKSNIVKTYNLNHVESKKIEKRERVDLTDKNSYLFKSWNSNNSPMLPMIQIEQGKNKGTLLWIHTNNLAERVDLNSKKSLEILFNGFESIPLLNDWQNYLSRSIINDSEFKLDEKNEAISLCLHLNSDNEIVDWSFHLTLVKCSLIVGSDHTNALLSRKSKTRITSRVLKPIKEHIDDLDKILEISCSFRKKNLLEGKVEIPAPLNKINSLEEFFIHNPAEYSKGYFESLNKEDCQTYLSPILHEANLIWYKHSIQYGLKSAGYISKGLDYVNANEIIKYSEFIDSDIELNEDGNVSFSQIIKLCGDDNKKRILHKLLINEFKENQIRLISKNPDNDESEKLFISPWTIPGFDLTNLINQYCIYNMIINGKKSKKNNTNPVNISESNSLDLVNWDIFNSSISKNLEIFFNKFVVDKLNEYKYKVNQYKSNMINIKKVRKAEKLLGNTYNGFILAVQTYGFFVEISELNVEGLVHVSTLNNDWYEYRSRQNLLIGRKSKKSYKVGDSIEVKIIKVDILKYQIDLELI, via the coding sequence ATGTTCACATCATCCTCAATAATTGATAATCTAAATCAGTCAGAAGGATTAGAATATAAAAAATTATGCAGATTATTAAAAATAACAAAGAAATCTGATAAGGATAAATTAGATATTGCTTTAACAGCTCTAGAAAAACTTGAAATTATTAATAAAAATGAAGATAATAAATATACCTGCATAAAAGATAGTGATCATCTTGTTGCCAAAATAAGATGTAGTAGCAAAGGCTATTGCTTTGCTGTAAGGGGGAAAGACAAAGAAGATATATACATTAAAGAAAATTTACTCAATTATGCATGGAATGGAGATAAGGTTTTAGTAAGGATAATAAAAGAAGGTTATAGAAGAAGATCACCTGAGGGAATAGTTGATTGTATTCTTGAAAGATCAAATCAAATACTTCTTTCTAAAGTTGAAATAATAAACAATAATGTATACGCAATCCCAATAGATGATAGGATCCTATCTAAAATTAAACTTCCAAAAGAGAATAAAAAATACACTTTCAAAGCTGAGAATAAGAATATAGTAAAAGTTGAGATTGATAGATTTCCCATAGGTCAAGAAGAAGGACTTGGCCATGTGATACAAGAACTAAAACTAAACAACAATGAGGAATTAGATACAGACTTTGTTTTATCCAAAAGTAATATCGTTAAAACATACAATTTAAATCATGTTGAATCAAAAAAAATAGAAAAAAGAGAGAGGGTAGACCTAACAGATAAAAACTCTTATTTGTTCAAAAGTTGGAATTCTAATAATTCTCCGATGCTCCCAATGATTCAAATAGAACAGGGGAAAAATAAAGGAACTTTATTATGGATACATACAAATAATCTCGCAGAAAGGGTAGATCTAAATAGTAAAAAATCCCTAGAAATATTATTTAATGGTTTCGAATCAATACCCCTATTAAATGATTGGCAAAATTACCTTAGTAGATCCATAATAAATGATTCTGAATTTAAACTTGATGAAAAGAATGAAGCAATTAGCCTCTGTTTGCATTTAAATAGTGATAATGAAATAGTTGATTGGTCATTTCATCTTACTTTAGTAAAGTGCTCTCTTATTGTTGGAAGTGATCATACTAACGCTCTTCTATCTAGAAAAAGTAAAACAAGAATAACCTCTCGGGTATTAAAACCTATAAAGGAACATATCGACGACTTAGATAAGATACTTGAAATTTCATGTTCATTCAGGAAAAAAAATCTTTTGGAAGGTAAGGTTGAAATTCCTGCGCCACTCAATAAAATAAATTCATTAGAAGAATTTTTTATTCACAATCCAGCTGAATATTCAAAAGGATATTTTGAATCATTAAATAAAGAAGATTGCCAGACTTATCTTTCTCCAATACTACATGAAGCTAACTTAATATGGTATAAACATTCGATTCAATATGGCTTAAAAAGCGCAGGATACATCTCAAAGGGTTTAGATTACGTTAACGCAAATGAAATCATCAAATATTCAGAATTTATTGATAGTGATATAGAGCTTAATGAAGATGGCAATGTGTCATTTAGTCAAATAATTAAATTATGTGGCGATGATAATAAAAAAAGAATCTTACATAAACTTCTAATTAATGAATTTAAGGAAAATCAAATAAGGTTGATTTCTAAAAATCCTGATAATGATGAATCAGAAAAATTATTTATTTCTCCATGGACAATTCCTGGATTTGATTTAACTAATCTTATTAATCAGTACTGTATTTACAATATGATAATAAATGGAAAGAAATCAAAGAAAAATAATACTAATCCAGTCAATATATCGGAAAGTAATTCATTAGACTTAGTCAATTGGGATATATTTAATTCATCAATTTCAAAGAACCTAGAAATATTTTTTAACAAGTTTGTGGTAGATAAACTTAATGAATATAAATACAAAGTTAACCAATATAAATCTAATATGATAAATATAAAAAAAGTAAGAAAAGCAGAAAAATTATTAGGTAATACTTATAATGGGTTTATATTAGCAGTGCAAACATATGGTTTCTTTGTTGAGATATCAGAACTAAATGTAGAGGGTTTAGTTCATGTCAGTACTCTTAATAATGATTGGTATGAATACAGATCAAGGCAAAATCTATTGATTGGAAGAAAATCTAAAAAATCATATAAAGTCGGAGATTCAATAGAAGTAAAAATCATAAAAGTCGATATTCTTAAATATCAAATAGATTTAGAATTAATATAA
- a CDS encoding DUF2996 domain-containing protein codes for MEENLEPNTEIIKEISDKSNKSNYEGIKESITEKVNNIDENIPNAQNDSAPKVDLKKENTIPVKNIPNAQNDSAPKVDLKKENTIPVKNIPNAQNDSAPKVDLKKENTIPVKNIPNAQNDSAPKVDLKKENTIPVKNIPNAQNDSAPKVDLKKENTIPVKNIPNAQNDSAPKVDLKKENTIPVKNIPNAQNDSAPKVDLKKENTIPVKNIPNAQNDSAPKVDLKKENTIPVKNIPKPKKELPIEKKPFQEFINDHLIPSLIDEINLRGLEINEINLQNTNRPIAGDKCWVINCEIKDTCNFWLCFEKEDISSFKSISLSKPNKKPSIIESFLIDEKKITLKLIISRVLQRLNGQKLIGVN; via the coding sequence ATGGAAGAAAATTTAGAGCCTAATACTGAAATTATTAAAGAAATATCTGACAAGTCTAATAAGTCAAACTATGAGGGAATAAAAGAATCCATAACTGAAAAAGTTAATAACATTGATGAAAATATTCCAAATGCACAAAATGATTCTGCTCCTAAAGTTGATTTAAAAAAAGAAAACACTATTCCTGTTAAAAATATTCCAAATGCACAAAATGATTCTGCTCCTAAAGTTGATTTAAAAAAAGAAAACACTATTCCTGTTAAAAATATTCCAAATGCACAAAATGATTCTGCTCCTAAAGTTGATTTAAAAAAAGAAAACACTATTCCTGTTAAAAATATTCCAAATGCACAAAATGATTCTGCTCCTAAAGTTGATTTAAAAAAAGAAAACACTATTCCTGTTAAAAATATTCCAAATGCACAAAATGATTCTGCTCCTAAAGTTGATTTAAAAAAAGAAAACACTATTCCTGTTAAAAATATTCCAAATGCACAAAATGATTCTGCTCCTAAAGTTGATTTAAAAAAAGAAAACACTATTCCTGTTAAAAATATTCCAAATGCACAAAATGATTCTGCTCCTAAAGTTGATTTAAAAAAAGAAAACACTATTCCTGTTAAAAATATTCCAAATGCACAAAATGATTCTGCTCCTAAAGTTGATTTAAAAAAAGAAAACACTATTCCTGTTAAAAACATTCCTAAACCAAAAAAAGAACTCCCCATAGAGAAAAAACCTTTCCAAGAATTTATAAATGATCATCTAATTCCCTCTTTAATAGATGAAATCAACCTAAGAGGATTAGAAATAAATGAAATAAATCTCCAAAACACCAATAGACCAATCGCAGGAGATAAATGTTGGGTAATAAATTGTGAAATTAAAGATACATGCAATTTTTGGCTATGTTTTGAAAAAGAGGACATAAGTTCATTTAAAAGTATTTCTTTATCAAAACCTAATAAAAAACCTAGCATTATTGAATCATTCCTTATTGACGAAAAAAAAATTACCCTCAAATTAATTATTTCCAGAGTTCTGCAAAGATTAAATGGACAGAAATTAATAGGAGTTAATTGA
- the acsF gene encoding magnesium-protoporphyrin IX monomethyl ester (oxidative) cyclase produces the protein MSKSTIEPKNKKSVNRGKEIAKDTILTPNFYTTDFEAMEKMDLSINEDELEAICEEFRKDYNRHHFVRNKEFEGAADKLDPETRELFVDFLEGSCTSEFSGFLLYKELSKRIKDKNPLLAECFAHMARDEARHAGFLNKSMNDFGLQLDLGFLTANKDYTYFPPRSIFYATYISEKIGYWRYIAIFRHLEKNPEGKIFPLFNFFENWCQDENRHGDFFDALMKAQPRSVKSLSNKITIGGSTFTHPLFDYFHRFRYFLNNHPFVSKLWSRFFLLAVFATMYIRDQGTKKDFYSALGLDAREYDQFVINKTNETSARVFPVVLNVFDDSFYRRLDSIVENGKRLSEIDKKDNQNLNKVLSKIPIFISNGYQLLRLYLLKPLDSKDYQPSIR, from the coding sequence ATGTCCAAATCAACTATTGAACCAAAAAATAAAAAATCTGTTAATAGAGGAAAGGAGATTGCTAAGGATACCATCTTAACTCCAAATTTCTATACTACAGATTTTGAAGCGATGGAAAAGATGGACCTTTCAATTAACGAAGACGAATTGGAGGCGATTTGTGAAGAATTTAGGAAAGATTATAATAGGCATCACTTTGTAAGAAATAAAGAATTTGAGGGTGCTGCAGATAAATTAGATCCTGAAACAAGAGAACTTTTTGTAGATTTTCTTGAAGGAAGTTGTACATCAGAATTTTCAGGTTTTCTTCTATATAAAGAACTGAGTAAAAGAATAAAAGATAAAAATCCACTTCTAGCAGAATGTTTTGCTCATATGGCTAGGGACGAAGCCCGACATGCGGGATTCTTGAATAAGTCAATGAATGACTTTGGCTTGCAGTTAGATTTAGGATTTTTAACAGCAAATAAAGATTACACTTATTTCCCACCAAGAAGTATTTTTTACGCTACCTACATATCAGAAAAAATTGGTTATTGGAGGTATATAGCAATATTTAGACATCTCGAAAAAAATCCTGAAGGTAAAATTTTCCCACTTTTTAACTTCTTTGAAAATTGGTGTCAAGATGAAAATAGACATGGTGATTTCTTTGATGCACTAATGAAAGCTCAACCACGTTCTGTTAAGTCTTTAAGTAATAAAATTACTATAGGCGGATCTACCTTTACACACCCATTATTTGACTATTTCCATAGATTTAGATATTTCTTAAACAATCATCCTTTTGTTTCAAAATTATGGTCTAGATTTTTCCTATTAGCTGTTTTTGCAACCATGTACATAAGAGATCAAGGTACAAAGAAAGATTTCTATAGTGCACTAGGTTTAGATGCTAGAGAATACGATCAGTTTGTAATTAACAAGACAAATGAAACCTCAGCGAGAGTATTTCCTGTGGTACTTAACGTCTTTGATGATTCTTTCTACAGAAGACTAGACAGTATTGTGGAAAATGGTAAGCGACTATCAGAAATAGACAAGAAAGATAATCAAAATTTAAATAAAGTATTATCAAAAATACCTATCTTTATTTCAAACGGTTACCAACTATTAAGACTATACTTATTAAAACCTCTTGACAGTAAAGACTATCAACCCTCTATTAGATAA
- a CDS encoding TldD/PmbA family protein, translating into MLSSQIKSNEIEFGSCNKDLLEEIIFYGLGLGADFVEIFIENTDNSSVLAEEDFITSVSPSFGKGAGIRIFKDKRDGFVSTNDLTKHGLMRSVSQAIEMLDITDKNNRVLFKGLNNHKDYSSTKKTWIYEVPSIHEISEKLLVSNKSLKKNNKIITRKGSYSRNLQEVIIASSDGTYASDIRLHQTVGLNVIASDAQYRSNGSRRFGSSGMPNEFRFWDHEKAANDVFESSMNMLYADYVDAGQMPVVLANKFGGVIFHEACGHLLETTQIERGTTPFENKLNEKIAHESVTAIDEGISEGSFGSLSVDDEGMEPEKSVLIKDGILKKFISDRAGELRTGHKRTGSGRRQNYSFAAASRMRNTYIAKGEYSKEDLLNSISDGLYCKSMGGGSVGATGQFNFAVEEGYLIKNGKLTKPVKGATLIGEAIEVMPKISMCGNDLELAPGFCGSISGSVNVTVGQPHIKVDSITVGGR; encoded by the coding sequence ATGCTTTCGTCACAAATCAAGTCAAATGAAATAGAATTTGGTAGTTGCAATAAAGATTTATTAGAAGAAATAATATTTTATGGGCTGGGACTTGGAGCAGATTTTGTTGAAATATTTATAGAAAATACTGACAACTCGAGTGTACTAGCTGAAGAAGACTTTATTACAAGTGTAAGTCCATCATTTGGAAAGGGTGCTGGAATTAGAATTTTCAAAGACAAAAGAGACGGATTTGTAAGTACAAATGATTTAACAAAACATGGTTTGATGAGATCAGTATCTCAAGCTATTGAGATGTTAGATATTACAGACAAAAATAATAGAGTATTATTCAAAGGTTTAAATAACCATAAAGACTATAGTTCAACCAAGAAAACATGGATTTATGAAGTTCCATCGATTCATGAAATAAGTGAAAAACTATTAGTCAGCAATAAGTCACTAAAAAAAAATAATAAAATAATAACTAGAAAAGGAAGTTACTCAAGAAATCTGCAAGAAGTAATAATAGCTTCGAGCGATGGAACTTATGCCTCTGATATTAGGTTGCATCAAACAGTTGGTCTTAACGTAATTGCTAGCGATGCCCAATATAGATCTAATGGTAGCAGAAGATTTGGATCATCTGGAATGCCTAATGAATTCAGATTCTGGGATCATGAAAAAGCCGCAAATGATGTGTTTGAAAGTTCTATGAATATGTTGTACGCGGATTATGTTGATGCTGGACAAATGCCTGTTGTATTAGCTAACAAATTTGGTGGCGTTATTTTTCATGAAGCCTGTGGACATTTGCTTGAAACTACGCAAATAGAGAGAGGGACAACCCCTTTTGAGAACAAATTGAATGAAAAAATTGCACATGAATCTGTAACAGCAATAGATGAAGGGATATCGGAAGGATCCTTTGGTTCATTATCAGTAGATGATGAAGGAATGGAACCCGAGAAATCAGTCCTTATTAAGGATGGGATTTTAAAAAAATTCATCTCTGACAGGGCAGGCGAATTAAGAACTGGACATAAAAGAACAGGGAGTGGAAGAAGACAAAATTATTCTTTTGCTGCAGCTTCAAGAATGAGAAATACTTATATTGCGAAAGGTGAATACTCTAAAGAAGACTTATTAAACAGTATTAGCGATGGTCTTTACTGCAAATCAATGGGTGGAGGTAGTGTAGGTGCTACAGGACAATTTAATTTTGCGGTAGAAGAAGGATATCTAATAAAAAATGGGAAATTAACAAAACCAGTAAAGGGAGCAACTTTGATTGGCGAAGCTATAGAAGTTATGCCAAAAATATCTATGTGCGGAAATGACTTAGAACTAGCCCCTGGATTCTGTGGATCCATTAGTGGAAGCGTAAACGTAACGGTGGGCCAACCACATATTAAAGTTGATTCAATAACTGTTGGTGGTAGATAA